A genomic segment from Rhodospirillum centenum SW encodes:
- a CDS encoding TetR family transcriptional regulator: MRRTKEDAERTRERILDAAETVFYDRGVARTTLEQVAHAAGVTRGAIYWHFDSKATLLEAVHQRVRQPLTDLLYRMIDDDPPDALARVEAQASDVILRLYQDDRTRRVMTIVLLKCEQTEEMAAILEHEQAQRQKFLTSLARFFARLQDRGLIAPGVPEVQASALHAFMLGLFSDVLRFPAHFPTPDHALAQVRYFFTIFAPRRGEAPPGGVATSGVLP, translated from the coding sequence ATGCGCCGCACCAAGGAAGACGCGGAACGGACACGCGAACGCATCCTCGATGCGGCCGAGACCGTGTTCTACGACCGCGGCGTCGCCCGCACGACGCTGGAGCAGGTGGCGCACGCCGCGGGCGTTACCCGGGGCGCCATCTACTGGCATTTCGACAGCAAGGCCACCTTGCTGGAGGCCGTCCACCAGCGCGTCCGCCAGCCGCTGACGGACCTGCTCTACCGCATGATCGACGACGATCCGCCAGACGCGCTCGCGCGCGTGGAGGCGCAGGCCAGCGACGTCATTCTCCGGCTCTACCAGGACGACCGGACCCGGCGGGTCATGACCATCGTGCTGCTGAAATGCGAGCAGACGGAGGAGATGGCGGCCATCCTGGAGCATGAGCAGGCCCAGCGGCAGAAGTTCCTGACGTCCCTGGCCCGTTTCTTCGCCCGTCTTCAGGACCGCGGTCTCATCGCTCCCGGCGTGCCGGAGGTGCAGGCGTCGGCCCTGCATGCCTTCATGCTGGGCCTCTTCAGCGACGTGCTGCGCTTTCCTGCCCACTTCCCGACACCTGACCATGCCCTGGCGCAGGTCCGGTACTTCTTTACCATCTTCGCGCCACGGCGCGGGGAAGCCCCGCCCGGCGGGGTCGCAACCTCTGGGGTTTTGCCATGA
- a CDS encoding HlyD family secretion protein, with translation MNATLKSWGLRLGVVAIVAAVGVPLWRSLQPDALPEGFAAGNGRIEAVEIDAAAKIAGRVKDILVNEGDFVTAGQVLAVMDTAVLDAQLKEAQAQLRQVEIAVETARSLVTQRQAEREAAVAVVAQREAELVAAQKRLARSQDLGTRGNISPQQIDDDRAEFQSTKAAVAAAKANLAAADAAIGSATSQVVGAEAQVEATRATLQRIQADIDDSTLRAPRDGRVQYRVAQPGEVLSAGGAVLNMVDLADVYMTFFLPTADAGRVALGGEARIVLDAAPNLVIPASISFVADVAQFTPKTVETAEERQKLMFRVKARIPADLLKRHITSVKTGLPGMTYVRLDPGADWPAELQVRLPNG, from the coding sequence ATGAACGCTACATTGAAGTCCTGGGGGCTGCGCCTGGGGGTGGTGGCCATCGTCGCCGCCGTGGGCGTGCCGCTCTGGCGCTCCTTGCAGCCCGACGCGCTTCCGGAAGGCTTCGCCGCCGGCAACGGCCGGATCGAGGCGGTGGAGATCGACGCCGCCGCCAAGATCGCCGGCCGTGTGAAGGACATCCTGGTGAACGAGGGCGATTTCGTCACCGCGGGCCAGGTGCTGGCGGTGATGGACACGGCCGTGCTCGACGCCCAGCTCAAGGAGGCGCAGGCGCAGCTCCGTCAGGTTGAGATCGCCGTGGAGACGGCCCGCTCCCTGGTCACCCAGCGGCAGGCCGAGCGGGAGGCGGCGGTCGCCGTCGTGGCGCAGCGCGAGGCCGAGCTGGTGGCGGCGCAGAAGCGTCTTGCCCGCAGCCAGGACCTCGGCACCCGCGGCAACATCTCGCCGCAGCAGATCGACGACGACCGCGCCGAGTTCCAGAGCACCAAGGCCGCCGTCGCTGCGGCGAAGGCCAACCTCGCGGCGGCCGACGCGGCGATCGGCTCCGCCACCTCCCAGGTGGTCGGGGCGGAAGCGCAGGTGGAGGCGACCCGCGCCACCCTCCAGCGCATCCAGGCCGACATTGACGACAGCACCCTGCGCGCCCCGCGCGACGGCCGGGTGCAGTACCGCGTGGCCCAGCCCGGCGAGGTGCTGTCGGCCGGCGGGGCCGTGCTGAACATGGTCGATCTCGCCGATGTCTACATGACCTTCTTCCTGCCCACCGCCGACGCCGGCCGGGTGGCCCTGGGCGGGGAGGCGCGGATCGTGCTGGATGCGGCCCCGAACCTCGTCATCCCGGCCTCGATCTCCTTCGTGGCCGATGTCGCCCAGTTCACCCCGAAGACGGTGGAGACGGCGGAGGAGCGGCAGAAGCTGATGTTCCGCGTCAAGGCCCGCATCCCCGCTGACCTGCTGAAGCGCCACATCACCAGCGTGAAGACGGGCCTGCCGGGCATGACCTATGTCCGCCTGGATCCTGGCGCCGACTGGCCCGCCGAGCTTCAGGTGAGGCTGCCCAATGGCTGA